The genomic region GATCGAGGCGCGGGGCTTCATCTTCGGGGCGGCCCTGGCCTATCTGGCGGGCAAGCCCTTCGTGCCGGCGCGCAAGCCGGGCAAGCTGCCCTGGCGCACGGTGCGCCACGCCTACCAGCTGGAGTACGGCGAGGACGCCCTGGAGCTGCACGCCGACGCCTTCCAACCCGGGACCCGCGTGCTCCTGGTGGACGACCTGCTGGCCACGGGCGGCACCCTCCTGGCCGCCGCCGCGCTGGCCCGGGAACTGGGTGGTCTGCCGGTGGCGGCCGCCTGTGTCGTGGAGCTGGCCTTCCTGCCCGGCCGCCGGCGCCTGGAGGAGGACGGGGTGCCCGTGCACAGCCTCATCCGGGTGGAGGAGGAGGGCGGCTGATGGAGGAGCTGACGCGGCCCCCGGACACCAGGGCCGGGCTGGAGGCGCTGACCCGCGCCTTGTTGCGCCATGCCCGCCTGTACTTCGAGCAGGCTGAACCGGAGATTCCCGACGCCGAGTACGACCGCCTGCTGGACCTGCTGGCCAGGGCCGAGGCCGAGCACCCGGACTGGGCCCTGCCCGACTCCCCCACCCGCCGGGTGGGCTCCGGCCCCGGATCCGTCCGCGGCGAGGTGCGGCATGAACCGCGCCTTTACAGTCTGGCCAACGCTTACAGCGAAGAGGAGGTGGCCGAGTTCGCGGAGCGGGTGCGCGCCGCCCTGGGAGCGGATCCAGCGCCGCCCGGGGCGGGCGGCCTCTTCGACCGGGGGCCGGAGGAAAGGGCACCCTCCTGGTTCTGTGAACTCAAGCTGGACGGCGCCAGTGTCTCCCTGCTCTACGAGGAGGGCCGCCTCGTGCTGGCCGCCACGCGGGGCGACGGCGAGCGCGGGGAGGAGATGACGGCCCAGGCCCGCCGCCTGGCCAACCTGCCCGGACGTCTGGCGCTGCCCCGGCCACCCCGCCGGGCGATCGTGCGCGGCGAGGTCGTGCTGGAGCATGCCGCCTTCCGGGCCTTGAACGAGCGGCGGGCGGCGGCGGGGGAGCGCCTCTTCGCCAACCCGCGCAACGCCGCCGCCGGCTCCCTCAAGCTGTTGGACCGGGAGGAGCTGGGCGCCCGCGGCCTCAAGATCTTCCTCTACGAGGTGGCCCTGCTCGATGGGAGTCCCTTGCCGGAGTCGCAGGCCGGCCTGCTGGACTGGCTGGAGGAGGCGGGGCTGCCCGTCTTCCCCCACGCCCGCCGCTGTGCGGACCTGTCCGCCGTGCTGGAGTACTGCCGGGAATGGGAGGCGCGCCGTCCCGAATTGCCCCTGGACACGGACGGGGTGGTGATCAAGCTGGACGACCTGGCGGCCCGCGCCCGCCTCGGCTGGACGGCCAAGGTCCCCCGCTGGGCCTTGGCCCGCAAGTTCGCCGCCACGGCCGTGCGCACGCGCCTGCGGGCCATCACCTGGCAGGTGGGACGCACGGGCGTCCTCACCCCCGTCGCCGAGCTGGAGCCCGTGCAGGTGCAGGGCTCCACCATTGCCCGTGCCACCCTGCACAACGAGGATGAGATCCGGCGGCGCGGCATCCGCCCCGGCCAGCTGGTCTGGGTGGAGAAGGGGGGGGACGTCATCCCCAAGGTGACGGGCCCGGCCGAGGAGGCGACGGGTCTGCCCGAGGTGGCCTGGCCCGCCGGCTGTCCCGAGTGCGGCCATGAGCTTGTGCGCGAGGAGGGCGAGGCGGCCCGGCGCTGCCCCAATCCCGCCTGTCCGGCCGTGCGCCAGGCGGCCATCGAGCACTTCGCCGGACGGGGCGCCCTGGACATGGACGGCCTGGGCGAACGCCTCATCGCCGAGCTGATCCGCACCGGCGCCCTGCGCACGGCGGCCGACCTCTTCCACCTGCGCCGGGAGCAGCTGCTCGCATGTGAACGAATGGCTGAGAAAAGTGCGGCGAAAGTCTTGAAAGCCATTGACGAAGCCCGGCGTAGACCCCCCAGCCGCCTGCTCTTCGCCCTGGGGGTGCGCGGCGTGGGCGAGCGCGCCGCCCGGGTCCTGCTGCGCCATGCCGGCAGCCTGGCCAAGCTCGCCCGTCTCCCGGCCTCCGAGCTGGAGAGCCTTGACGGCGTCGGCCCGCGCACGGCGGCCAGCCTGCGGGCCTGGTTCGACCTGGCCGACAATCAGGAGCTGCTGCAGCGCCTGGCGGAGGGGGGGGTGGATCTGGAACGGCGCGAAGAGGAGAGTGCCGGACAGGGCCGGGACAATCCCTTCGTCGGCAAGACGGTGGTCCTGACCGGCAGTCTCGCTGGCCTGGACCGCGTGGCGGCCCGGGAGCGTCTGGAGGCCCTGGGGGCCCGGGTCAGCTCCTCCGTCTCGCCGCGCACCGCCCTGGTGGTGGCGGGCGCCGAGGCCGGGAGCAAGCTGAAAAAGGCGATGGAGCTGGGAATACCTGTCATGCATGAAGAGGAATTCATGAGCGTCCTGCGCACGCTGGGGGAGACAAGGGCGGAAAAGCCCTGAGCAGGTCTTTTTCTCACGGGGCTGAATCACAACATTCGTCGGGCTGACAGCAAGATGACAAGGGAGCAGGAATTCGATGGCCTCCACTGCCGACTTTCGCAACGGACTGACCTTTTTGCATGACGGCGAGATCTTCCGCATTGTGGAGTTCCAGCACGTCAAGCCGGGCAAGGGCGGCGCCTTCGTGCGCACCAAGATCAAGAACGTGCGCACCGGCCGTGTGCTGGAGCCCACCTTCCGCTCCGGGGAGAAGATCGAGATCGTCCGCCTGGAGAGCCGCAAGCTCCAGTACCTCTACCAGGACGCCAACGGCTACGTCTTCATGGACAACGAGAGCTTCGACCAGCTCCACCTGCCCGGCCACTTGGTCGAGGAGGTGATCGACCTGATGAAGGAGAACACGGAGGTGGACGTCCTTTTCCATGGCGAGGAGGCGCTGGGCATCGAGTTGCCGCAGTCCGTCGACCTGCGCATCGTGGAGACGGAGCCCAACGACAAGGGCGACACGGCCTCCGGCTCCAAGAAGCCGGCCCGGCTGGAGACGGGCGCCACCGTCAACGTGCCCTTCTTCGTGGGCGAGGGCGAAGTGATCCGGGTGGACACCAGAAAGCGCGAATACGTGGAACGGGTGAAGGGGTAAGCATGGATTTCAACGAGATCCGCAAGCTCGTGCTGCTCGTGGAGAAGGCCGCCATCTCCTCCCTGGAAGTGGAGGAGGGTGAGTTCAGCATCCGCATCGAGAAGCATCCGCATCAGGCTCCGGCGTCGCCCATGGCGCAGACCATGTACGCCCCGCCGCCGTCCCCAGCCCACCAGCCGGCTCCCGCCGCGCCGGCGGCGGCCGCAGGCGGGGAAAGCCCCGTCCCCTCCCACCTGCTGGAGGTGAAGGCGCCCATGGTGGGCACCTACTACCGGTCGCCGGGACCGGACAAGGAACCCTTCGTCAAGCTGGGGGACCGCATCAGCCCGGGGCAGACCCTCTGCATCCTGGAGGCGATGAAGATCATGAACGAGATCGAGGCCGAAGTGGGGGGGAGGATCGTCGAGATCCTGGTGGAGAACGCCCAGCCCGTCCAGTTCGACCAGGTCCTGTTCCGCATCGAGCCCTGAGGCCGCCGTGTTCAAACGCATGCTCATCGCCAACCGGGGCGAGATCGCGCTGCGCATCATCCGCGCCTGCCGGGAGCTGGACATCGAGAGCGTGGCGGTCTATTCCACCGCCGACGCCGAGAGTCTGCATGTCCGCTTCGCCGATGACGCCGTCTGCATCGGGCCGCCGCCCTCGAGCGAGAGCTATCTCAACACGCGGGCCATCCTCACCGCCGCCCAGATCACCCAGTGCGACGCCCTCCATCCCGGCTACGGTTTCCTGGCGGAGAACGCCGCCTTCGCCGACATGTGCCGGGACCACGACCTGGCCTTTGTCGGGCCGCGGGGGGACGTCATCCGCCGCATGGGGGACAAGGCCGAGGCCAAGCGCACCATGCGCGAGGCGGGGGTGCCCTGCATCCCGGGCAGTCCGGGCCTGATCGAGGGCCTGGACGAGGCCCGCGCCTTCGCCGAGGAGGTGGGCTACCCCGTCATTTTGAAGGCGACGGCGGGAGGCGGTGGTCGCGGCATGCGCGTGGCCCGCTCCGCCGATGAGCTGGAGAACGCGTTCAGCACCGCCCGCGCCGAAGCCGAGGCTGGTTTCGGCAACGCCGGCCTCTACCTGGAGAAGTTCCTCGAGCATCCCCGCCACGTGGAGCTGCAGATCCTGGGCGACAAGCTGGGCAACGTCATCCATCTGATGGAGCGCGACTGCTCCATCCAGCGGCGCCACCAGAAGCTGGTCGAGGAATGCCCCAGCCCGGCGGTCGGCCCGGAGCTGCGCGAGCAGATGGGCGCCGCCGCGGTCAATGCGGCCCGGGCGGTGGGCTACGACAGCGCCGGCACGATGGAGTTCCTCCTGGAGGACGGCCGCTTCTACTTCATGGAGATGAACACGCGCATCCAGGTGGAGCATCCCGTCACCGAGATGGTGACGGGCGTGGACCTCATCCGCCAGATGATCCTGGCGGCCGCAGGCCTGCCCATCGAGTTCCGCCAGGAGGACATCCGCATCGTCGGACACGCCATCGAGTGCCGCATCAACGCCGAGGATCCGGCCAAAGGCTTCCGCCCGCACGCCGGCCTGGTGAAGGCCCTCCATGTGCCGGGCGGGATCGGCGTCCGGGTGGACAGCCACATCTACCAGGGTTACCAGATCCCCTCCAACTACGACAGCCTGCTGGGCAAGCTGATCGTCCACGCCCCCACCCGGACCAAGGCCCTGGACCGGATGAAGCGGGCCCTGGGCGAGTACATCATCGAGGGGGTGCGCACCACCATCCCCTTCCACCTGCAGTTGATGGCCGATCCGGCCTTCCGCAGCGGCGACTTCGACATCAAGTTTCTCGAAAGCTGGACATACCAAGGCTAAGTTCCGGCCGGGGATGCTCCGGCGGGAACCCACATACACGGAGAGACACCATGAACATTCCGGGCAACCTGCTCTACACGGAAGAGCACGAATGGGTGCTGGTCGAAGAGGGCACCGTGCTCATCGGCATCACGGACCACGCCCAGGGCGAGCTGGGGGACATCGTCGACGTGCAGCTCTTCGAGGTGGGCGCGGAATTCCAGAAGGGCCAGAGCATCGGCACCATCGACGCCGTCAAGGCCACGGCCGACCTCTATGCCCCCGTCTCCGGCATTATCCAGGAAATCAACGAGGACCTGCCCGACGCCCCGGACACCCTCAACCAGGATCCCTACGGCCGGGGCTGGATCTACCGCATCCGCCTGACCGATCTCGCCGAGCTGGACGAGCTGCTCAGCCCGGACGACTACGAGGAGCACATCGACATTTAGCAGCCTGCCGACGTGGCCGCTTGGCGGTCTTCATCGCCCCTGTCGGCCCGAGTTTTCCGCAAGTTTCTTGAACAGACCACCAGCATGCACTGCGAAACTTTCGAAAAATCGGCCTCGACATGGACGCGAATCCCATCCAAGGCCCAAATCCAACAGGCTGCTGGTCCGTCCACCGTCGCTCATGCGACGGCCGTCCGCTGCAGACCCTGACCCGATCACGGCGGATCGCTCCCCTGGGGCCGGTCCGCCTTGCCATTCCACCTCATCCGCCCGGGCTTGCGCCCGGGAATCCGGAGGATGCATGCCCTACATCAGCAATACGGACGCCGATCGCCGGTCCATGCTGTCGGCCATCGGCGTGGAGCGCTTCGAGGATCTCCTCGAGAGCGTCCCCGCAGACCTGCGCCTGCGCCAACCGCTGGATCTGCCCGCCCCGCTGTCGGAGGCGGCGCTTGTCCGCGCCGTGGGCGACCTGGCCGCCGCCAACCGGCCGGTGCCGCCCCAGGACTGCTACCTGGGCGGGGGCGCCTACGTGACCCACCTGCCCGAGGCGGTCCGCAGCCTGGCCCTGCGCAGCGAGTTCATCACCGCCTACACGCCCTACCAGGCCGAGGTCAGCCAGGGCACGCTGCAGACCATCTTTGAATTCCAAACGATGATCAGCGAACTGGCCGGTCTGGACCTGGCCAACGCCTCCCTCTACGATGGCGCCACGGCGCTGGTGGAAGCCGTGCGCATGGCCCTGGCCGTCGCCCGGGAGAAGGACAAGGGCCGGCGCCGCGTGCTGGTGACGCCCCATCTGCTGCCCCGCTGGCGGGAGGTGCTGGCCACCTACTTCCATCCGCTGCGCGGGCAGGTGACCCTTGACTTCCTCCCGGTGGAGGGCACGCGGCTGGCGCCCGACCGGCTGCGCGGCTGCCTGGGGGACGACGTGGCGGCGCTGGTGGTGCAGAGCCCCAACGCCCTGGGCTTGGTGGAGGACGTGGCGCCCCTGGCCGCCGCGGCCCATGAAGCGGGTGCGCTGCTCATCCAGGCCTTTGATCCCATCGCCGTGGCCCTCTTCCAGTGTCCGGGCGAGGCGGGCGCCGACATCGCGGTGGCGGAGGGGCAGTCCATCGCCCAGCCCCTGCAGTTCGGCGGCCCCTACCTGGGCCTCTTCGCCGCCCGGGGCGACCTGGTCAAGCAGATGCCCGGCCGCCTCATCGGCGAGACGGTGGACACGGAGGGCACGCGCGGCTTCGTGCTGGCCTTCCAGACCCGCGAGCAGCACATCCGGCGGGAGAAAGCCACCAGCAACATCTGCACGAACCAGGCCCTGGTGGCCACCTTCGCCACCATCAACCTGGCGCTGCTGGGGCCGGTCGGCCTGCGCGAAAAGGCCCAGGCCCTCTACACGCGGGCCTCCTGGCTGGCTGGGCAGGCGGCCCGCCTGCCCGGCGTCCAGGTGCTGGGGGAGGGCGAGCGCTTCCGCGAGGTGGCCCTCAGCGTGCCCGGGCGGGACGCCGTGCTGGCCCGCCTGGCGGCCGAGGGGCTGCTGGGCGGCCTGCCGTTGCCGCCCGAGCTGGCCAGGGAGGGCCTGCTCGTGGCGGTCAATGAGTGGCAGGAGGAGGCGGATCTGCGCCGCTGGCTGGACGCCATGGCGCGGGCCCTCAAGGGGGAGCTGTCCCATGACTGATCTCATCTTCGAGAAGTCGCGGCCCCGGCGCGCCGCAGGTGCCACAAGCCGCGACGAGGTCTCCCATGACTGATCTCATCTTCGAGAAGTCGCGGCCGGGCGCCGGATCCTTCACCGCCGCCACGGGGGGCGTCTCCTTCGGCGGACTGGCGCCGCGCCGACCGGCCGCCCTGGCCCGGACGCGGCCCCTGGCCCTGCCCGAACTGCCCGAGGGCGAGGTGGTGCGCCACTACCTGCACCTGTCCACGCTCAACCATCATGTGGACAAGGACTTCTACCCCCTGGGCTCCTGCACGATGAAGTACAACCCCAAGGTCAACGACGCCCTGGCCCTGCTGCCCGGCTTCACCGGCCTGCATCCCGAGCAATCCTCGGCGGAGGCCGGGGGCGCTCTGCGCCTGCTCTGGGAGCTGGGCGAGGCGCTGAAGGAGATCAGCGGAATGGACGCCGTCACCCTGCAGCCGGTGGCGGGCGCCCATGGCGAGCTGACCGCCCTCTTCATGATCCGGGCCTGGCATGAGAAACAGGGGCGGGCCCGCCGCAAGGTGGTCATCCCCGACGCCGCCCACGGCACCAACCCCGCCTCCATCACCATGGCCGGCTACGAGGTGGTGCAGGTGAAAAGCGCGGCGGACGGCTGCATGGACCTCGCGGCGCTCAAGGCCGCCCTGGACGAGGACGTGGCCGCCTTCATGATCACCAACCCCAACACGGTGGGCATCTTCGAGCGCCACATCGTCGAGATCAATGCCATGGTTCATGAGGTGGGGGCGCTCTCCTACATGGACGGCGCCAACCTCAACGCCCTGCTCGGCATCGTCAAGGCCGGCGAGCTGGGCTTCGACGTGATGCACATCAACCTGCACAAGACCTTCAGCGTCCCCCATGGCGGCGGCGGCCCCGGGGCCGGTCCGCTCGTGGTCAAGGGCCGGCTTGCCCCCTTCCTGCCCAGCCCGCTGCCCGTGCTGGAGGAAGGTCGCGTGCGCTGGCGCAAGACGGGCCCCGACAGCATCGGCAAGGTGCACGCCTACTTCGGCAATTTCGGGGCGCTGGTGCGGGCCCACGCCTACATCCGGCGCTTGGGGGCGCCTGGACTGAAGCGGGTGGCGGAGAACGCCATCATCAACGCCAACTACGTGCGGGCCGGCCTGCAGGACCTCTACCGCCTGGGCTTCCCTGGCATCCCCCTGCACGAGGTGGTGTTCAGCGCCGTCAACCAGAAGAAGCTGGGCTACAAGGCCAGCCACATCGCCAAGCGCCTGCTCGACTTCGGCATGCACGCCCCCACCACCTACTTCCCGCTCATCGTGCCGGAGGCCTTGATGGTGGAGCCCACCGAGACGGAGAGCCGCGCCACCCTGGACCGCTTCATCGCCGCCATGCGCCAGATCCACGCCGAGTGCGAGGCGAAGGATCCGCTGCTGGACAGCGCGCCCAACCTGACGCCGGTGCGCAAGCTGGACGACGTGCGGGCGGTCAAACAGCCGCGCCTGCGCTGGCGCCCGGAGCCCGCGGGCCATGCTGACTCCGCCTGAGGCCCTGCTCCGCGCCCTGGACCTGGAGCGCTTTGTCGCCCTGGACCTGGAGACGACGGGGCTGGAGGAGAGCTGCGACATCATCGAGCTGGGCCTGGCCTGCTATGAAGCGGGTCAGGTCCGTTCACGCATCTCCACCCTGGTCCGGCCCACGCAACCAGTCCCGCCGCGCATCCTGCAATTGACGGGCATCGATCCCCGCAAGCTCAAGAAGGCCCCCTCCCCCGCGGAGGCCCTGCCCGCCGCCTTGGAAGCCATCGGGAGCTCGCCCGTGGTCGCCCACAATCTGGCCTTCGACCAGGGTGTGCTCACCCGCGCCGCGGCCCGGGCCGGGATTGCCTGGCAGCCGGCCCGGCCCGGGCTGGACACGGTGCCCCTGGCCCGCGTCCTGCTGCCCACCATCGCCAGCCACCGGCTGGCCGACGTGGCGGCCCATCTCGCCATCCCGCTGGAGAAGGCCCATCGCGCCCTGGATGACGCCGAGGCGGCGGGGGGAATCCTTCTGCGCCTGATCGCCCTGGGCAGCGGGCTGGACTTGGCCCTGCTCCAGCGGCTTTGCCTGCTCGCCCACGGCAGCGGCGATCCCCAGGAGGCCCTCTTCCATGGCCTGCGCGACTGGGTGCGGGCCCAGGGCGAGACGGGCGCCTGGCGCGCCAACCAGCCCCTGGGCCGCGAGCCGCACTATCGCGCGCCGGGCGGACCGGACGCGGCGCCGCCCTTCCGGGCCGAGGAGTGGTTCGGACCGGAGGGTCGCCTGCAGGCCTCGGTGGAAGGCTTCCGGCACCGTCCGCAACAGGAGGAGATGGCCCGCGCGGTGGGGGCGCTGCTGGCGGATCCCGCACCCGAGGAGGGTCCGCTCTGCCTGGTGGCCGAGGCGGCCACGGGCACGGGCAAGTCCTTCGCCTATCTGCTGCCCGCCCTGCTCACCGGCGCCGCCCGCCGGGAGGCGGGGGGCGGGCCGGTGGTCGTCTCCACCCACACGCGGCACCTGCAGGACCAGCTCTTCCACCAGGACATCCCGCGTCTGGGTCGGCTGCTGGAGAGGCCACTGGAGGCCGTATTGCTCAAGGGGCGGGGCAACTACCTGTGCGGCCACCGGCTGGAGCGCCTGCTGGACGAGGCCCAGGAGCGCGTGGGACCCGCCGACCGCCTCGCCCTCATGCCGCTGGTGACCTGGGCGGCGATCACGCGCAGCGGGGACGTGGAGGAGTGCACGGGCTTCCGCGCCGTCCATCTGGGCCGGCTGTGGAGCCAAGTGCGCAGCGAGGGGACGGCCTGCGCCAATCCCGCCTGCCGCGCCGCGGCCTCCCGCGCCGGCGAGCGGGCGGTCTGCTGGGGCGGCCGGGCGCGCCAGGCCGCCCAGGGCGCCCATCTCATCGTGGTGAACCACAGCCTGCTCCTCGCCGACCTGGGGGTGGACCACGGCGTGCTTGGCTCCTTCGAGACCCTCATCGTGGACGAGGCCCACCAGTTCGGCCGGGCGGCCGACCAGCACCTGCGCCGCAGCTTCTCCTTCCAGCACCTGGAAGGCCGCCTGCGCGGCCTCCATGATCCCCAGGGCCAGGGGCGGGGCCTGTTCCGCCAGACCCGCAACCGCTGGAACACGCTCCTGCCGGAGGAGGCCTTGCGTGAAAAGGGCCAGCGCGCCCTCGAGGAGGCGGCCGCCGCCTGCGACGAGGCGCTCGCGGTCGTGGTCGCGGCCCGCGCCGCCCTGGCGGAGGTGCAGCGCGCGCGTCACGGCGAGAGCCTGCAGCGCAACCGCTACACCCACAAGGAGCGCCTGCGCGGCGCCAACAATCCCCTGCGGCTGCTGAGCGCCGACTGCAGGCGGCTTGAACCCGCCCTGGCCGCCCTGCTGCGCAGCCTGGCCACCCTCGCCACCATCCTTGAGGAGGCGCGCGAGGAGCAGATCCAGCCGCAGCTGGGCGAGCTGAAGGGAGTGGGCGAGGCCCTGGCCGGGGACGCCGAGTGCTTCGCCCTGATCCACGGCGAGGAGGATGACGAGGGCGAGGCGGTCCTGTGGGTGGAGATTCATCCCGTCACCCTGGAGAGCACCTTCCATCGCCTGCCCCTCGAGCCCGGCCGCCGCCTGGCCACCGAGCTGTGGGGTCCGCTCAAGCGGATCCTGCTCACCAGCGCCACCCTGACCGTGGCGGGGCGCTTCGACTGGCTGCTGGACCGCCTGGGCCTCTCCGCCCTGCCCGGCGCGCCGCGCTGCGTCGCCTTCGAGAGCCCCTTCCAGCTGCCGCGCCAGGCCCGCTTCCTGGTGCCGACCTGGCTGCCCGAAGCATCCGGCCGCGAGGCGGAGGCCTTCGCCCAGGCGCTGGCCGCCCTGGTGGCCGCGTGCAGCGAGCGGCACGGCCGGGGCACCCTGATCCTCTTCACCAGCTACGCCCTGCTCAGCCGCTGCCACCTGGCCCTGCTGCGCGAGCTGGACCAGAAGCGCTTCCCCCTCCTCGCCCAGGGCCTGGACGGTTCCCGCACCGAGCTCCTGGAGCGCTTCCGCGCCTCGGGCGGCTCCGTCCTGCTGGGGGTGGACTCCTTCTGGGAAGGGGTGGATCTGCCGGGCGAGGCCCTGCAGCTGCTGGTCATGACCAAGCTGCCCTTCGACGTGCCCGGCGAGCCGCTCATCGACGCCCGTTCCGAACGCATCCAGGCCCGCGGCGGCAACGCCTTTCGCGACCTGAGCGTGCCCGAGGCGGTGATCCGCTTTCGCCAGGGCTTCGGCCGCCTCATCCGCCATGAGTCGGACAAGGGCGTTTTCCTCTTGCTGGATGCGCGGGTGGTGCGCAAGGAGTACGGCCAGACCTTCCTGGGCAGCCTGCCCCTCAAGCACCAGATGGTGCTGCGGGAGGAGGACCTGCACCGGGAGTTGCGGGCCTTCTTCGGATAAGGCGGCATGCGGCGCCGGCGCCGCCTTGCGCCGTGGATTGCTGACGGAATCTGGACAGGGAGAGGCCGACAATGAAAATCACGCGGGTGGACCACATCGGGATCGCCGTCCCCAGCCTGGACGAGGCCCAGCCCTTCTGGGAGGCCATGCTGGGCCTGCGCTTCCATGAGCGGGAAGTGGTGGCGGAGCAGAGAGTGACCGTGGCCGTGGGCGAGGCGGGGGAGACCCACATCGAGCTGCTGGAGCCGACCGATCCCGCCAGCCCCATCGCCCGTTTCCTGGAGAAGAACCGGCCGGGCATCCATCACATCGCCCTGCACGTGGACAACCTGGAGGAGGCCCTGGCGCGCCTGAAGGAGCAGGGTGCCCAGCTCATCGACGCCGAGCCCCGCTGTGGCGCGGGCGGCAAGCGCATCGCCTTCGTGGAGCGCTGGAGTGCCTCGGGCGTGCTGTTGGAGTTGTGCGAGGGCTGAGCGCGCGCTTGCCGGGCGGCAGGCGCATGGCCTTCGTGCACCCCAGGAGTGCCTCGGGCGTGCTGCTGGAGTTGTGCGAGGGCTGAGCGTGCGCTTGCCGGGCGGCAAGCGCATCGCGTTCGTGCACCCCGGGAGTGCCTCGGGCGTGCTGCTGGAGCTGCGCGAGGGCTGAGGGGGACGCTTGTTATCCCAGCGAAAGCTGGGATCCTGTGGCTTGTCCCACGCGGGAGTCCACGCCACGGACCTGCCGGCAGCTTGCGCCCCCGCGCCGCGCGGCGCTGGACGAAAGGTCCCACCCCACTGTACCTTTACTGCCCGGTGCCAAGACCTTTCTCCGACGCAGGAGTCCCATGTTCTCTCTCGACCCCGCCCAGTACCCGCCCGGCTGCGGAGTCTATCTCTTCCGCGACGCGGCCGGGACCGTGCTCTACGTGGGCAAGGCGGTCAATCTCCGCCAGCGCCTGCGCAGCTACGCGGCGGGCGGCGACGGGCGCGCCCAGATTCCCACCATGCTTCGGCGGGCCGCCACCCTGGAGGTGATCGTCACCGGCAGCGAGGTGGAGGCCCTCGTGCTGGAGAACAACCTGGTCAAGGAGCACCGTCCCCGCTACAACATCCTCCTGCGCGACGACAAGAGCTTCCCCTTCATCCGCGTCACCCGCGAACTCTACCCCCGCATCCTCCTCACGCGCCGGGTGGTGCGCGACGGCAGCCGCTACTTCGGGCCCTACACCGAGGTGCGCGCCCTGCGCGGCTTTCTCAAGAGCCTGCGCGAGCGGCTGCGCATCCGCCAGTGCGACCTGGCCATCAGCGAGGAGAGCATCGCCCAGCATCGCCACAAGGTCTGTCTCGACTACCACCTGGGCACCTGTCTGGGTCCCTGCGAGGGACGGCAGACGCCGGCCGACTACGAGGCCGCCCTCGACCTGGCCCGCGGCCTGCTGCGGGGCCAGGGTCGCCAGTGGCGCCGCGAGGAGGAGGAGCGCATGCGCCAGGCCGCCGCCCGCCTCGACTACGAGGAGGCCGCCCGCCGGCGGGATGCGATCCAGGCCCTCGAGCAGCTGATGCGCGGCCAGAAAGTGGAGGTGCAGGACGCGGGCGACGCCGATGTGATCGGCCTGGCCCGCGCCGACCACGAGGCGACGGTGGCCCTCCTGCGCCTGCGGGACGGACGGGTGTTGGGGCGCTTCCACAGCACCCTGGCCGGCACCCTGGGTCGCCCGCCGGGGGAGATCCTCGCCGCCTTCCTCTTCCAGTACTACAACCAGTGCGAGGAGCTGCCCCACGAGATCTGGCTGGGATCCGCCCCGGCCGACCAGCCGCTGCTTGAGACTTGGCTGGCCGGGCGTGCCGCGGCCCTGGCCGCCGAGGGAGTGGGGGCGGGGCGGAGGCCGCGCCTGCTTGTGCCGCAGCGCGGGGACCGGGCCGCCCTGCTGCGCATGGCCGTCCAGAACGCCGCCCAGGTGCTTGAAGAGCGGCAGCTGCGGCGCCTGGCCCGCGATCGGGTGCCCGCCTCCCTGGAGGCCCTCCGGCGCGATCTGGGGCTGCCCGCCCTGCCCCGCCGCATCGAGGGCTTCGATATCAGCCATTTCGGCGGAGCAGCCACGGTGGCCAGCCTCGTCGTGTTCGTGGACGGCCGGCCCCGCAAGCAGGACTACCGCCATTTCCACGTGAAGTCGGTGGCAGGCGTGGATGATTTCGCGGCGATGGAGGAGGTGGTCGAGCGGCGCTACCGGCGCCTGACGGAAGCGGGCCACGCCCTGCCGGACCTGGTGTTGATCGACGGGGGCAAGGGCCAGCTGGGCCGGGCCCACGCCGCCCTGCGCAGGCTGGGCCTGGCCGGCCTGCCGGTCTGTGGTCTGGCCAAGCGCTTCGAGGAGGTCTTCCTGCCCGGCGAGTCCCTTCCCCGCAACATTCCGCGCGACTCCGCCGCCAATCGTCTCCTGCAACAGGTGCGGGACGAGGCGCACCGCTTCGCCCTGCGCTTCAACCGGGACCAGATGGCCCGCCTGGCCCTGCCCGATCCCCTCGCCGGCGT from bacterium harbors:
- the gcvPA gene encoding aminomethyl-transferring glycine dehydrogenase subunit GcvPA; this encodes MPYISNTDADRRSMLSAIGVERFEDLLESVPADLRLRQPLDLPAPLSEAALVRAVGDLAAANRPVPPQDCYLGGGAYVTHLPEAVRSLALRSEFITAYTPYQAEVSQGTLQTIFEFQTMISELAGLDLANASLYDGATALVEAVRMALAVAREKDKGRRRVLVTPHLLPRWREVLATYFHPLRGQVTLDFLPVEGTRLAPDRLRGCLGDDVAALVVQSPNALGLVEDVAPLAAAAHEAGALLIQAFDPIAVALFQCPGEAGADIAVAEGQSIAQPLQFGGPYLGLFAARGDLVKQMPGRLIGETVDTEGTRGFVLAFQTREQHIRREKATSNICTNQALVATFATINLALLGPVGLREKAQALYTRASWLAGQAARLPGVQVLGEGERFREVALSVPGRDAVLARLAAEGLLGGLPLPPELAREGLLVAVNEWQEEADLRRWLDAMARALKGELSHD
- the gcvPB gene encoding aminomethyl-transferring glycine dehydrogenase subunit GcvPB; translated protein: MTDLIFEKSRPGAGSFTAATGGVSFGGLAPRRPAALARTRPLALPELPEGEVVRHYLHLSTLNHHVDKDFYPLGSCTMKYNPKVNDALALLPGFTGLHPEQSSAEAGGALRLLWELGEALKEISGMDAVTLQPVAGAHGELTALFMIRAWHEKQGRARRKVVIPDAAHGTNPASITMAGYEVVQVKSAADGCMDLAALKAALDEDVAAFMITNPNTVGIFERHIVEINAMVHEVGALSYMDGANLNALLGIVKAGELGFDVMHINLHKTFSVPHGGGGPGAGPLVVKGRLAPFLPSPLPVLEEGRVRWRKTGPDSIGKVHAYFGNFGALVRAHAYIRRLGAPGLKRVAENAIINANYVRAGLQDLYRLGFPGIPLHEVVFSAVNQKKLGYKASHIAKRLLDFGMHAPTTYFPLIVPEALMVEPTETESRATLDRFIAAMRQIHAECEAKDPLLDSAPNLTPVRKLDDVRAVKQPRLRWRPEPAGHADSA
- a CDS encoding helicase C-terminal domain-containing protein, translated to MLTPPEALLRALDLERFVALDLETTGLEESCDIIELGLACYEAGQVRSRISTLVRPTQPVPPRILQLTGIDPRKLKKAPSPAEALPAALEAIGSSPVVAHNLAFDQGVLTRAAARAGIAWQPARPGLDTVPLARVLLPTIASHRLADVAAHLAIPLEKAHRALDDAEAAGGILLRLIALGSGLDLALLQRLCLLAHGSGDPQEALFHGLRDWVRAQGETGAWRANQPLGREPHYRAPGGPDAAPPFRAEEWFGPEGRLQASVEGFRHRPQQEEMARAVGALLADPAPEEGPLCLVAEAATGTGKSFAYLLPALLTGAARREAGGGPVVVSTHTRHLQDQLFHQDIPRLGRLLERPLEAVLLKGRGNYLCGHRLERLLDEAQERVGPADRLALMPLVTWAAITRSGDVEECTGFRAVHLGRLWSQVRSEGTACANPACRAAASRAGERAVCWGGRARQAAQGAHLIVVNHSLLLADLGVDHGVLGSFETLIVDEAHQFGRAADQHLRRSFSFQHLEGRLRGLHDPQGQGRGLFRQTRNRWNTLLPEEALREKGQRALEEAAAACDEALAVVVAARAALAEVQRARHGESLQRNRYTHKERLRGANNPLRLLSADCRRLEPALAALLRSLATLATILEEAREEQIQPQLGELKGVGEALAGDAECFALIHGEEDDEGEAVLWVEIHPVTLESTFHRLPLEPGRRLATELWGPLKRILLTSATLTVAGRFDWLLDRLGLSALPGAPRCVAFESPFQLPRQARFLVPTWLPEASGREAEAFAQALAALVAACSERHGRGTLILFTSYALLSRCHLALLRELDQKRFPLLAQGLDGSRTELLERFRASGGSVLLGVDSFWEGVDLPGEALQLLVMTKLPFDVPGEPLIDARSERIQARGGNAFRDLSVPEAVIRFRQGFGRLIRHESDKGVFLLLDARVVRKEYGQTFLGSLPLKHQMVLREEDLHRELRAFFG